One part of the Treponema peruense genome encodes these proteins:
- a CDS encoding response regulator transcription factor, whose translation MKNEILIIEDVPEMSQLICMYLENSGFSTTACENAEAALEKLSTGYLPDLVLLDLNLPGMSGFDFLKKFRGEYKASIPVIIVSARDADEDIIAGLGFGADEFVTKPFSPKVLVARVQAKLSRLSATEATVEETLQFGPYMLFCNSCVLKKGNQKIPLSAREYDVLEYLVRHAGEPVSPEVIYNNVWKTQYGDITAVAVYIQRLRKKIEDDPSRPRYITTMFGMGYRFDK comes from the coding sequence ATGAAGAATGAGATATTGATTATTGAAGACGTTCCTGAAATGTCACAGCTTATATGCATGTATCTGGAAAACTCCGGTTTTTCTACAACAGCCTGTGAAAATGCAGAAGCAGCACTTGAAAAGCTTTCTACCGGCTACCTTCCCGACCTTGTACTTCTGGACCTGAATCTTCCCGGAATGAGCGGTTTTGACTTTCTCAAAAAGTTCAGGGGTGAATACAAAGCTTCAATTCCTGTAATAATCGTTTCGGCAAGAGACGCAGATGAAGATATAATTGCCGGTCTTGGTTTCGGAGCGGACGAATTTGTTACAAAGCCGTTCAGTCCCAAAGTTCTTGTGGCAAGGGTACAGGCAAAACTCAGCAGACTGAGCGCAACAGAGGCTACAGTAGAAGAAACGCTCCAGTTTGGCCCGTACATGCTTTTCTGCAACAGTTGCGTACTTAAAAAAGGAAACCAGAAGATTCCTCTTTCTGCAAGGGAATACGATGTTCTGGAATACCTTGTTCGCCATGCAGGAGAGCCTGTAAGTCCCGAAGTAATTTACAACAATGTCTGGAAAACACAGTACGGTGACATAACTGCCGTTGCAGTTTACATCCAGAGACTCAGAAAAAAGATTGAAGACGATCCTTCAAGACCAAGATACATTACAACAATGTTCGGAATGGGATACAGATTCGATAAATGA
- a CDS encoding flagellar biosynthetic protein FliO: protein MKFFFVKNVKKIVLLLLLSGFAFCFAQETGSAERVPADETTLTFDYNGTSALAQNESSSSGAWVLVRMVLVLALVVAAVWFVFKFLRKSGAPAADDDTFLRNVAGVTLSPGKSVHIVTLVDKAYMLGVSESGVNLIDKIDDKDLVDAMNLYNDKKTSSKKPRNFAEVLDIFMPGSSSRKEKNASVFDSSTDDMIDSLGSKHLPKEEKKRDGE, encoded by the coding sequence ATGAAATTTTTCTTTGTTAAAAATGTAAAAAAAATTGTACTTCTGCTTCTTCTGTCGGGATTTGCCTTCTGTTTTGCGCAGGAGACAGGTTCCGCAGAAAGAGTTCCTGCCGATGAGACGACACTTACTTTTGATTACAACGGAACTTCAGCTTTGGCACAGAATGAATCTTCTTCTTCAGGTGCATGGGTACTGGTGCGCATGGTTCTGGTACTTGCCCTGGTTGTGGCCGCTGTCTGGTTTGTTTTTAAATTCCTCAGAAAAAGCGGTGCGCCGGCTGCTGATGATGATACTTTTCTAAGAAATGTTGCAGGCGTTACATTGTCTCCGGGCAAGTCCGTTCATATTGTAACTCTTGTTGACAAGGCCTATATGCTGGGCGTTTCTGAGTCCGGTGTAAATCTTATAGACAAAATTGATGACAAAGACCTTGTTGATGCAATGAACCTTTATAATGACAAAAAGACTTCTTCAAAAAAGCCGCGTAATTTTGCCGAAGTTCTTGATATTTTTATGCCCGGTTCAAGTTCAAGAAAAGAAAAAAATGCTTCTGTATTTGATTCTTCTACAGATGACATGATAGATTCACTCGGAAGTAAACATCTTCCAAAAGAAGAAAAAAAAAGGGACGGGGAATAA
- the fliP gene encoding flagellar type III secretion system pore protein FliP (The bacterial flagellar biogenesis protein FliP forms a type III secretion system (T3SS)-type pore required for flagellar assembly.) translates to MRKNLLRVFAAVLVGFMCSMTVSAQSSQNSGFPEGSTSGRTEMDRRMTGLDFPNITFSATAPRSGSEVAFSVQLLLLLTLLTLAPSILILTTCFLRFSIVLDFIKRALSLQQVPPTAVLNGIALFMTLFCMWPTFRLVYDNSFKPLSDNAITLEQAVTNAETPMRQFMYRQLPSDGGYIGSFMKMAGLGRPNDLSTVPTYVLIPAYILNELTVAFKIGIMLYLPFIVIDMVVASILMSMGMMMLPPVQISMPFKLLLFVLVDGWGLLTQNLFSSIRPILQ, encoded by the coding sequence ATGCGAAAAAATCTGCTGCGCGTGTTTGCAGCCGTTCTTGTAGGTTTTATGTGCTCAATGACCGTTTCTGCCCAGTCTTCACAGAACAGCGGTTTTCCCGAAGGCAGTACATCCGGGCGTACAGAAATGGACAGGCGCATGACAGGCCTTGATTTTCCTAATATAACCTTCAGTGCCACAGCCCCCAGGTCGGGAAGTGAAGTTGCGTTCAGCGTTCAGCTTCTACTTTTGCTTACGCTTCTGACACTGGCACCCAGCATTCTTATTCTGACGACCTGTTTTTTGCGGTTTTCAATTGTTCTTGACTTTATAAAGAGGGCTCTTTCACTCCAGCAGGTTCCTCCTACGGCAGTTCTTAATGGAATAGCTTTGTTCATGACTCTTTTTTGCATGTGGCCTACGTTCAGACTTGTTTATGACAATTCGTTCAAGCCGCTTTCCGACAATGCAATTACTTTGGAACAGGCCGTTACCAATGCCGAAACCCCAATGCGCCAGTTTATGTACAGGCAGCTGCCTTCCGACGGCGGCTATATCGGTTCGTTTATGAAAATGGCCGGTCTTGGGCGTCCTAACGATTTGAGTACTGTTCCGACATACGTTCTGATTCCGGCTTATATTCTCAATGAACTTACAGTTGCCTTTAAAATCGGAATAATGCTTTATCTACCTTTTATTGTAATTGATATGGTTGTTGCCAGTATTCTTATGAGTATGGGTATGATGATGCTTCCGCCTGTACAGATTTCCATGCCGTTCAAGCTGCTTTTGTTTGTTCTTGTGGACGGCTGGGGTCTTCTTACACAGAATCTTTTCAGCAGTATAAGGCCCATTCTTCAGTAG
- a CDS encoding motility protein A, which produces MDIATIIGFVGGLAMMMVGVFTSGGSIMGIIDIPSIFVTIGGSYFSLWICAPMNEAVGIFGIIRRCFKTYDYGEKNAVQNMVALSEKARREGILALEEGLDDLDDPFLKEGLRLMVDGNDGSQIRAILENEMAQAESRHMEWANIVIQWAGYAPGFGMMGTVIGLIGMLNNLEDKSSLGPNMAVALITTLYGSMLANWLFGPLAAKLIWQNSCEMNSKEMILEGILSIQSGDNPRILAQKLLTYLDPKTRKSIEADVLKD; this is translated from the coding sequence ATGGATATAGCAACAATTATAGGTTTCGTCGGCGGACTTGCCATGATGATGGTCGGTGTTTTCACTTCAGGTGGATCCATCATGGGTATTATTGATATTCCGTCAATATTCGTTACAATCGGAGGATCTTATTTTTCGCTCTGGATTTGTGCGCCTATGAATGAGGCTGTGGGAATTTTCGGTATTATCAGAAGGTGTTTCAAAACATACGATTACGGTGAAAAGAATGCCGTGCAGAATATGGTTGCACTGAGTGAAAAGGCCCGCCGTGAAGGAATCCTTGCCCTTGAAGAAGGTCTTGATGATCTTGATGACCCGTTCCTTAAGGAGGGGCTCAGACTTATGGTCGACGGAAACGACGGCTCGCAGATAAGGGCAATCCTTGAAAACGAAATGGCACAGGCAGAAAGCCGCCACATGGAATGGGCAAATATTGTTATACAATGGGCCGGATACGCTCCTGGTTTTGGTATGATGGGTACAGTTATCGGTCTTATCGGTATGTTGAATAACCTTGAAGATAAAAGTTCTCTTGGTCCCAACATGGCTGTTGCCCTTATTACGACACTTTACGGATCAATGCTTGCAAACTGGCTGTTTGGTCCTCTTGCTGCGAAACTCATCTGGCAGAATTCATGCGAGATGAATTCAAAAGAGATGATTCTTGAGGGAATACTTTCAATCCAGTCGGGAGACAACCCGCGTATTCTGGCACAAAAGCTTCTTACCTATCTTGATCCCAAAACGCGCAAGTCCATTGAGGCTGACGTTCTTAAAGACTGA
- a CDS encoding (deoxy)nucleoside triphosphate pyrophosphohydrolase — protein MKNIHVSAAVIFRTTDDGTKEVFATARGYGDYKGWWEFPGGKIEHDESGNEIETPEEALIREIHEELDSKIKVHEKIQTVEWDYPKFHLKMECFRCELVEGKLTLLEAEDAKWLNADNLKTVKWLPADELILDKVNALFN, from the coding sequence ATGAAAAATATTCACGTAAGTGCAGCTGTAATTTTCAGAACAACCGATGACGGAACAAAAGAAGTTTTTGCAACAGCCCGCGGTTATGGAGACTACAAAGGCTGGTGGGAATTTCCCGGCGGAAAAATCGAGCACGATGAATCAGGCAACGAAATTGAAACTCCAGAAGAAGCTTTAATCCGCGAAATTCATGAAGAACTTGATTCAAAAATTAAAGTTCATGAAAAAATACAGACTGTTGAATGGGACTATCCCAAGTTCCATTTAAAAATGGAATGTTTTAGATGTGAACTTGTCGAAGGAAAACTTACTTTGCTTGAAGCCGAAGATGCAAAATGGCTGAATGCAGACAATTTGAAAACTGTAAAATGGCTCCCTGCAGATGAACTCATTCTGGATAAGGTAAATGCATTATTCAATTGA
- a CDS encoding DNA-directed RNA polymerase subunit omega: MIFPLEELVKFKGGMYEITVAASRRAYQLAMIKDPLVDENDGKVVSLAARQLFTGEVQYRIDAPKN, translated from the coding sequence ATGATATTTCCACTTGAAGAATTGGTAAAGTTTAAGGGCGGAATGTACGAAATTACGGTAGCCGCAAGCCGCCGTGCGTATCAGCTCGCCATGATAAAGGATCCTCTTGTAGACGAGAACGACGGAAAGGTAGTAAGCCTTGCCGCCAGACAGCTCTTTACCGGAGAAGTCCAGTACCGCATCGATGCGCCCAAGAACTGA
- the miaA gene encoding tRNA (adenosine(37)-N6)-dimethylallyltransferase MiaA, translating into MRPRTDTKIPVVVIFAPTACGKTALIEKTFGKGGLAVFKDRAEIISADSQSVYRGMNIGTAKPSAGEMEQIPYHLVNVADPSEQFGAGEFIEYADRACKDIYSRSKIPVLAGGTGFYIRNFLLGLPVTPASDPAIRQSLKQRLESSGSQSLYAELTIADPVSAKRINPHDNYRILRALEVYYTCGRPLSSFALPSEPRKQYDFLTIILTRPREELFSRIDERVEKMFSEGLEDEVRSLVKKGYGADSPGMKAIGYSEFFIPGLNTAQIKERIKLDSRHYAKKQYTFMRGIPGAKTFSADDEEAIQFELKLFFRSAAKAE; encoded by the coding sequence ATGCGCCCAAGAACTGACACTAAAATACCGGTAGTTGTAATATTCGCACCAACTGCGTGCGGAAAGACCGCCTTAATCGAGAAAACTTTCGGTAAGGGCGGCCTTGCTGTTTTTAAAGACCGCGCAGAAATAATCAGTGCAGACAGTCAGTCCGTTTACCGCGGCATGAACATCGGAACCGCAAAACCTTCCGCCGGTGAAATGGAACAGATTCCCTATCATCTTGTAAATGTTGCAGACCCTTCAGAACAGTTTGGGGCAGGCGAGTTTATTGAATATGCAGACCGCGCGTGCAAAGACATATATTCCCGCTCAAAAATACCCGTTTTGGCAGGCGGCACCGGCTTTTATATAAGAAATTTTCTGCTCGGACTTCCTGTAACTCCTGCAAGCGACCCTGCAATAAGACAGTCTCTCAAACAGCGTCTTGAATCATCAGGTTCACAATCCCTATATGCAGAACTTACTATCGCAGATCCCGTGTCAGCAAAAAGAATAAATCCCCATGACAACTACAGAATTCTGCGCGCACTCGAAGTCTATTATACCTGCGGCCGTCCGTTAAGTTCGTTTGCTCTTCCGTCCGAACCAAGAAAACAATATGATTTTCTTACAATTATTTTAACCCGTCCCAGGGAAGAACTTTTTTCAAGAATAGATGAGCGTGTAGAAAAAATGTTCAGTGAAGGACTTGAAGATGAAGTGCGGTCCCTTGTAAAAAAAGGTTACGGAGCAGACTCACCCGGAATGAAGGCAATAGGGTACAGTGAATTTTTTATACCTGGCCTGAACACCGCACAAATAAAAGAGCGTATAAAACTCGACAGCAGGCACTATGCAAAAAAACAGTACACCTTTATGCGTGGAATTCCCGGTGCAAAGACATTCAGTGCAGATGATGAAGAGGCTATACAGTTTGAACTAAAGCTTTTTTTTCGTTCTGCTGCGAAAGCGGAATAA
- a CDS encoding flagellar FlbD family protein: protein MIEVTRLNGKKYWVNPHQIETMECRPDLTLTMLSGKSVVVKETPEEIISRIVEYRKKIGINSQDD from the coding sequence ATGATAGAAGTTACCCGGCTAAACGGAAAAAAATATTGGGTTAATCCGCATCAGATTGAAACAATGGAGTGCAGGCCGGATCTTACTCTGACAATGCTTTCAGGAAAGAGTGTTGTCGTGAAGGAAACCCCCGAAGAGATAATTTCCCGCATAGTTGAATACCGTAAAAAAATCGGCATAAACTCGCAGGATGACTAA
- the fliQ gene encoding flagellar biosynthesis protein FliQ — MSNGEMFMLIQQGIFLVLKLCAPVLGAALVIGLIVAIFQATTSIQEQTLTFLPKLVTILLVIALLGAWMLSQAGDYFADILRAIPRVTG, encoded by the coding sequence ATGAGTAACGGCGAAATGTTTATGCTTATCCAGCAGGGAATTTTTCTTGTTCTTAAACTCTGTGCCCCTGTTCTTGGTGCGGCCCTTGTTATAGGACTTATTGTTGCCATTTTTCAGGCTACGACTTCTATTCAGGAACAGACTCTTACTTTTCTTCCGAAGCTTGTAACTATTCTTCTTGTAATTGCACTTCTTGGTGCATGGATGCTTTCACAGGCGGGTGATTATTTTGCCGATATTCTGCGTGCAATTCCGCGTGTGACAGGTTGA
- the fliM gene encoding flagellar motor switch protein FliM: MNEVLSQDEIDQLLQAISSGDSEADDYKPVNDTRRIKIYDFRRPDKFSKEQIRTVSNMHETFARLTTTSLSAQLRTLVHVHVASVDQLTYEEFIRSIPTPTTLAVINMDPLKGNAVLEIAPEITFIIIDRLFGGSGDTGGKVNRDLTDIEQSVMEGIIVRILANMREAWTQVIDLRPRLQQIETNPQFAQIVPPNEMVILVTLEIKIGEEAGMMNICIPYITIEPIVSKLSSQFWFSSVRRSSTTQYLGTLKEKLADVEMELVADIGSINVPIRDVLALRIGDVVRLDNIRVGEPLTLSVGSKKKFYCQPGVVGKKMAVQIIGKIEEHENEDFEELTPEGDETI, from the coding sequence ATGAACGAAGTTCTTTCCCAGGATGAAATTGACCAGCTGCTTCAGGCTATAAGTTCCGGTGACAGTGAAGCCGATGACTATAAGCCGGTTAATGACACCCGTCGAATAAAAATTTATGATTTCCGCAGACCTGACAAGTTCTCAAAGGAACAGATACGTACTGTTTCGAATATGCACGAAACTTTTGCGCGTCTTACTACAACCAGCCTTTCTGCACAGCTTCGTACACTTGTTCACGTTCATGTTGCGTCAGTTGACCAGCTTACCTACGAGGAATTTATCCGTTCCATACCAACGCCTACAACGCTGGCAGTAATCAATATGGACCCTCTTAAGGGTAATGCAGTTCTTGAGATTGCGCCTGAAATTACGTTTATAATCATTGACCGTCTTTTTGGCGGCTCGGGAGATACCGGCGGAAAAGTAAACCGTGACCTTACAGATATTGAACAGTCCGTTATGGAAGGTATTATCGTAAGAATTCTTGCAAATATGAGGGAAGCGTGGACACAGGTTATTGACCTCAGACCGCGTCTGCAGCAGATAGAAACAAACCCTCAGTTTGCGCAGATTGTTCCGCCCAACGAAATGGTCATTCTTGTAACCCTCGAAATCAAAATCGGTGAGGAAGCAGGAATGATGAACATATGTATTCCTTACATTACAATAGAGCCGATTGTTTCAAAACTGTCATCGCAGTTCTGGTTCAGTTCGGTAAGAAGAAGTTCTACTACACAGTATCTTGGAACCCTTAAAGAAAAGCTTGCCGATGTAGAAATGGAACTTGTGGCAGACATAGGTTCAATCAACGTTCCCATCAGGGATGTTCTTGCACTGCGCATAGGGGACGTTGTAAGACTTGATAATATTAGGGTCGGAGAGCCGCTGACTCTGAGCGTAGGCAGCAAAAAGAAATTCTACTGCCAGCCCGGAGTTGTGGGCAAAAAAATGGCCGTACAAATAATAGGCAAAATCGAAGAGCATGAAAATGAAGACTTTGAGGAATTAACCCCAGAAGGAGACGAAACCATATGA
- the motB gene encoding flagellar motor protein MotB has translation MGKREKKEPAKPSTAWQGTYGDMITLMLCFFVMLYDPSESDAVQMAALAASLSNNNPGGGISVSPGTLADLGNIVSALPSIEKGKALGPAMKKAISSFAPEVKSNKITITSDERGLIISLASDTFFERGSAELNIAASRDMLMKLASFFSAPEVKGKRWRIEGHTDNTPVAAGGPYASNWELSAARAANVLHYLCDFGVDENQFSIAGYANTRPKLSNDTEEGRAYNRRVDVIILDDGHF, from the coding sequence ATGGGAAAAAGAGAAAAGAAAGAGCCTGCAAAACCATCAACCGCGTGGCAGGGAACCTACGGAGACATGATTACACTCATGCTCTGCTTCTTTGTTATGCTTTACGATCCTTCAGAGTCAGATGCCGTTCAGATGGCAGCACTCGCAGCTTCGCTTTCAAACAATAATCCCGGCGGCGGAATCTCTGTAAGTCCCGGAACTCTTGCAGACCTCGGCAATATAGTGAGTGCTCTTCCTTCTATAGAAAAGGGCAAGGCTTTAGGACCTGCAATGAAAAAAGCCATAAGCAGTTTTGCGCCCGAGGTAAAGTCAAACAAAATTACAATTACAAGTGACGAACGCGGTCTGATTATTTCGCTTGCTTCGGACACTTTCTTTGAGCGCGGCAGTGCAGAACTTAATATAGCAGCATCCCGTGATATGCTCATGAAACTGGCATCGTTTTTTTCGGCTCCCGAAGTCAAGGGAAAGCGCTGGCGCATAGAGGGACATACAGACAATACTCCTGTTGCGGCAGGAGGTCCTTATGCAAGCAACTGGGAACTTTCTGCAGCAAGAGCCGCAAATGTTCTGCATTACCTGTGCGACTTTGGCGTTGACGAAAATCAGTTTTCAATAGCCGGTTATGCCAACACAAGGCCAAAACTCAGTAATGACACCGAAGAAGGACGGGCATACAACCGCCGTGTGGATGTCATTATTCTGGATGACGGTCATTTTTAG
- a CDS encoding HAMP domain-containing sensor histidine kinase: MKINSQFTILIAGILCLPLLCMLVLPVYMYMTSSQRYLMQNYNEMRNVNLQNLSDNDWNEMKKHLENTPPNTQILIYYNDTAIISNMKEIKNGARLTSDNLFDFVRSTSGIFDYQFRAICFESNDSTGRDNNKGLVVSRYPIAGNKTKHKLPFFFLPMFLCLIAFESFTVIIVIKISKSISVSIQDLEKSMQKIADGELDTKIDIPKKGRRSNEITSLMENLERMRVSLKDNQERRTKFIMGISHDLRTPIALIKGYTEAITDGVVSDMDSIKKALYIIHSKTDQFENMINDLINYVKLSSTDWRKTLEPTSLEAVMNDYAKSLGLTADVYNRGIFTEVKIDPELKIPLDRNLFNRMLENLFSNALRYTKEGDSITVSGVQTKDDVRITVADTGCGIARKDLDHIYDLFYRGTSSRREKGFGIGLSVVKTIVDTMDWKIQVDSEEGEGTVFTIIIPLSQQNEKKALVQTV; this comes from the coding sequence ATGAAAATAAATTCGCAGTTCACGATTCTTATTGCAGGAATTCTATGCCTGCCGCTTCTGTGCATGCTGGTGCTTCCGGTTTACATGTACATGACTTCATCGCAGCGCTACCTTATGCAGAATTACAACGAAATGAGAAACGTGAACCTGCAGAATTTAAGCGACAATGACTGGAACGAGATGAAAAAGCATCTCGAAAACACTCCCCCGAACACGCAGATTTTAATTTACTACAATGACACCGCAATTATTTCCAATATGAAGGAGATAAAAAACGGAGCAAGACTAACCTCTGACAATCTGTTTGACTTTGTTCGTTCAACAAGCGGAATTTTTGACTACCAGTTCCGTGCAATATGTTTTGAAAGCAATGATTCAACAGGAAGGGATAACAACAAAGGTCTTGTCGTAAGCCGCTACCCCATTGCCGGTAACAAAACAAAGCACAAACTGCCATTCTTCTTTCTGCCGATGTTCCTGTGCCTGATTGCATTTGAATCGTTTACAGTAATAATCGTAATTAAAATTTCAAAGTCAATTTCTGTTTCTATTCAGGATCTTGAAAAATCAATGCAGAAAATTGCCGACGGCGAACTTGATACCAAAATAGATATTCCCAAAAAAGGCCGGCGCTCGAACGAAATTACGTCTCTTATGGAAAACCTTGAACGCATGAGGGTTTCACTCAAAGACAATCAGGAAAGGCGCACAAAATTCATAATGGGAATAAGCCACGACCTAAGGACACCGATTGCGCTTATAAAAGGATATACCGAAGCCATAACCGACGGCGTTGTAAGCGACATGGACAGCATTAAAAAAGCACTTTACATAATCCACTCAAAAACCGACCAGTTTGAAAACATGATCAACGACCTTATAAATTACGTTAAACTCAGCAGCACGGACTGGAGAAAAACACTTGAACCGACAAGCCTTGAAGCCGTAATGAATGATTATGCAAAGAGCCTTGGACTTACTGCAGATGTATACAACAGGGGTATTTTTACTGAAGTCAAAATAGATCCGGAACTAAAAATTCCACTGGACAGAAATCTTTTTAACCGTATGTTGGAAAACCTCTTCAGCAATGCACTGCGCTACACAAAAGAAGGTGACTCTATTACCGTAAGCGGTGTACAGACAAAAGATGACGTACGCATAACTGTAGCCGACACCGGATGCGGAATAGCACGCAAAGATCTTGACCACATTTATGACCTTTTCTACAGGGGAACAAGTTCACGCCGCGAAAAAGGATTTGGAATTGGTCTTTCTGTCGTTAAGACAATTGTTGACACAATGGACTGGAAAATTCAGGTTGACTCAGAAGAAGGCGAAGGAACAGTATTTACGATAATTATTCCGCTTTCGCAGCAGAACGAAAAAAAAGCTTTAGTTCAAACTGTATAG
- the fliN gene encoding flagellar motor switch protein FliN, which produces MSEGSISQEEIDALLSGVDMGGLGSGGSFSSVPDTNIDTATLQKFSDGMKGKLAEIIKSMTQKDVIVDGATVDALGRDELLARLPEVVVAVMADYSAGLTGDHLFLMSTEFATKLVSLINQEENPALDDMGLSVVSEVISSHSGAEITELSKDGKLPGLATNPPEAVNQPKAMIRIPQGTFALFTYSGTLDGEPFTLWEAVGGSVAEGMAKALGGGTQKAASPDMSAASMAAAAGFSQQPMMGAQNPAGMQQSAMMGMGQPNMGMQQNPMMGMGQPNMGMQQNAMMGMQQPMMGMQQMQTPPSVQALQFPNFQQSVPSGEQGNIGLIMDVFMEMTVELGRTKKTIKDILGLGEGTIIELDKLAGEPVDILVNHKTIARGEVVVIDESFGVRVTEILPAMDHVASSI; this is translated from the coding sequence ATGAGCGAAGGATCTATATCTCAGGAAGAAATTGACGCATTGTTGTCCGGTGTTGACATGGGCGGTCTCGGTTCGGGAGGTTCATTTTCCTCTGTACCGGATACGAACATAGATACAGCAACCCTTCAGAAATTTTCTGACGGAATGAAGGGAAAACTGGCAGAAATCATAAAGAGCATGACACAGAAAGATGTCATTGTAGACGGTGCAACTGTTGACGCACTCGGAAGGGATGAGCTTTTGGCTCGCCTGCCTGAAGTTGTTGTTGCGGTAATGGCCGACTATTCTGCAGGGCTTACGGGTGACCACCTCTTTTTGATGTCTACTGAATTTGCAACAAAGCTTGTTTCACTTATCAATCAGGAAGAAAATCCTGCCCTTGATGACATGGGACTTTCTGTTGTTTCAGAAGTTATATCTTCACATTCAGGTGCAGAAATTACTGAACTCAGCAAAGATGGAAAACTTCCCGGTCTTGCAACAAACCCGCCAGAAGCAGTCAACCAGCCCAAGGCAATGATCAGAATACCGCAGGGGACATTTGCCCTGTTTACTTATTCCGGAACCCTTGACGGTGAGCCCTTTACTTTGTGGGAAGCAGTCGGCGGTTCTGTTGCAGAAGGAATGGCAAAGGCTCTTGGCGGCGGAACACAGAAGGCAGCTTCTCCTGACATGTCTGCGGCTTCTATGGCAGCTGCGGCAGGTTTCTCACAGCAGCCTATGATGGGTGCACAGAATCCGGCCGGAATGCAGCAGAGTGCGATGATGGGTATGGGACAGCCTAATATGGGAATGCAGCAGAATCCTATGATGGGAATGGGGCAGCCCAATATGGGAATGCAGCAGAATGCGATGATGGGTATGCAGCAGCCAATGATGGGAATGCAGCAGATGCAGACTCCTCCAAGCGTACAGGCACTTCAGTTCCCCAACTTCCAGCAGTCGGTTCCGAGTGGCGAGCAGGGCAATATTGGTCTTATCATGGACGTTTTCATGGAAATGACCGTAGAACTTGGCCGCACCAAAAAGACAATAAAAGATATACTTGGACTCGGCGAAGGAACAATTATTGAGCTTGACAAACTTGCCGGTGAACCTGTTGATATTCTTGTAAACCATAAAACCATAGCCAGGGGAGAAGTCGTAGTTATTGACGAAAGTTTCGGCGTACGTGTTACAGAGATTCTTCCGGCAATGGATCATGTTGCGTCTTCAATCTGA
- a CDS encoding flagellar basal body-associated FliL family protein: protein MADENAADDLGGEDLGGGTATKNSGAKGAFTQLLKFILIGIAAVILIVTIVVITTIVLNKGGRSQTVIPYSEEYTVQRETYDWYTSLDQIRTSTSDPVPASVSVTIALGYKKDDKAASAEITARRIEIIDFLRRFFSEKLAVELRPQNEEVLRQQIRDQINDDILSSSRIRDVRFTAKDIVQQ, encoded by the coding sequence ATGGCAGATGAAAACGCAGCTGATGATTTGGGTGGAGAAGACCTTGGTGGCGGCACAGCAACAAAAAACAGTGGCGCAAAGGGTGCTTTTACCCAGCTTCTGAAGTTTATACTTATCGGAATTGCTGCCGTAATTCTTATCGTTACAATTGTTGTTATTACAACCATTGTCCTTAACAAAGGCGGTAGGTCACAGACTGTTATTCCCTACAGTGAAGAATATACGGTACAGAGGGAAACTTACGACTGGTATACTTCACTTGACCAGATAAGAACTTCTACAAGCGACCCTGTACCTGCAAGCGTAAGTGTTACAATTGCACTTGGTTACAAAAAGGATGACAAGGCTGCATCTGCAGAAATAACGGCAAGAAGAATAGAGATTATAGATTTTTTAAGAAGATTTTTCTCTGAAAAACTTGCTGTAGAACTCAGACCGCAAAATGAAGAAGTTTTGCGCCAGCAGATACGTGACCAGATAAATGATGATATTTTAAGCAGTTCGCGGATCCGCGACGTAAGGTTTACGGCGAAGGATATTGTTCAACAGTGA